The following proteins are co-located in the Robbsia betulipollinis genome:
- a CDS encoding polysaccharide deacetylase family protein, translating into MSIPILMYHQIAPVPPRSQPLWTLNVDPARFRLQMRWMQRLGYRGCSVRELLPYLRGEKTGKVFGITFDDGFANVLNNAMPVLCDLGFTATCYFVAQRLGGHNDWDAHYGVAPTPLMQPRELSAWAALGGEVGSHTLDHCHLSRLPPGEAQRQIAESKQRLEDVCGTAVESFCYPYGDATAGVQGMVRAAGYSNGTMTHRGRARASDDLFDLPRVAVAGFTGTAKFLYKCLSGVEDRRRGT; encoded by the coding sequence ATGTCGATCCCGATCCTCATGTACCACCAGATCGCCCCCGTGCCGCCGCGCTCGCAGCCGCTATGGACGCTGAACGTCGATCCCGCGCGGTTTCGCCTGCAGATGCGCTGGATGCAGCGTCTGGGCTACCGCGGCTGCTCGGTGCGCGAGCTGCTGCCCTATCTGCGCGGCGAGAAAACCGGCAAGGTGTTCGGCATCACTTTCGACGATGGCTTCGCCAATGTACTGAACAACGCCATGCCGGTGCTCTGCGACCTGGGTTTCACGGCAACGTGTTACTTCGTGGCGCAACGGCTGGGCGGCCACAACGACTGGGACGCCCACTACGGCGTGGCACCCACGCCGCTGATGCAGCCGCGCGAGCTGTCGGCATGGGCAGCCCTGGGCGGCGAGGTCGGCTCGCACACGCTCGATCACTGCCATCTGTCGCGACTCCCTCCCGGGGAAGCGCAGCGCCAGATCGCAGAATCGAAACAGCGCCTCGAAGACGTTTGCGGCACGGCCGTCGAGTCGTTTTGCTATCCTTACGGCGATGCGACGGCCGGGGTGCAGGGCATGGTACGGGCGGCGGGATATTCGAATGGCACGATGACGCACCGGGGCCGCGCACGCGCGAGCGACGATCTGTTCGACCTCCCGCGCGTGGCGGTCGCGGGCTTCACCGGCACCGCGAAATTTCTCTACAAATGCCTGTCGGGCGTGGAAGACCGGCGGCGCGGCACCTGA
- a CDS encoding nitroreductase — translation MPPHARIDAGHPLLARRSIRRFLDRPLPDGLLEHLLDVARRAPSGANLQPGEFIRVVGATRARLGAALRDAHRDGRQESEDYRYFPEPMPHALRRRQVAAAQALYGALGIAREDRAARARHFERNFDFFDAPVALLVTIDARLGAGGYMDLGMLLHALMLAASAAGLGSCAIGALAHYPRLIRAQLGLPESRHLVCGLALGYADPDAPDNACRTTRVPVGEFFTTLGGEE, via the coding sequence ATCCCGCCGCATGCGCGCATCGACGCCGGCCATCCCCTGCTCGCGCGCCGCTCGATCCGCCGCTTCCTGGACCGGCCGCTGCCGGACGGCCTGCTCGAACATCTGCTCGACGTGGCGCGGCGCGCCCCCAGCGGCGCCAATCTGCAACCCGGGGAATTCATCCGCGTGGTGGGTGCCACGCGCGCGCGGCTCGGCGCCGCGCTGCGCGACGCGCACCGTGACGGGCGCCAGGAAAGCGAGGACTACCGGTATTTTCCCGAACCGATGCCGCACGCGCTGCGCCGCCGTCAGGTCGCCGCGGCGCAGGCCCTGTACGGCGCGCTGGGCATCGCGCGGGAAGACCGCGCGGCGCGCGCTCGGCATTTCGAACGCAACTTCGATTTCTTTGACGCGCCGGTGGCGTTGCTGGTGACCATCGATGCGCGCCTGGGCGCGGGCGGCTATATGGATCTGGGAATGCTACTGCATGCGTTGATGCTTGCCGCCAGCGCCGCGGGGCTGGGCAGTTGCGCGATCGGCGCGCTGGCGCACTATCCGCGCCTGATCCGCGCGCAGCTCGGTCTGCCCGAAAGCCGCCATCTGGTCTGTGGGCTGGCGCTGGGCTACGCCGATCCGGACGCGCCGGACAATGCCTGCCGGACCACGCGCGTGCCGGTCGGCGAATTCTTCACGACCCTCGGCGGCGAGGAATGA
- a CDS encoding methyl-accepting chemotaxis protein — translation MQNLTIRSSLLMVLAAFAAMIVFGACIGVVALGRANDGATRLYDIARQELLVNDGYKETTRVRSALTRAYAALKERNDTSGRDSALDSARKSFARGVATGQAFHDAAAFPGRDEAIRQAIVDAGAKMHDALLHAIQALDKGDTAAYVRINDAEVIRGGMQYGESVEAFQKSGEALMRDDIAASQREHAWVLGLVIVGVLAALALTLTTHLALRRLLIRPLEGAVRTLDEIASGDLTSVVPPAGRNEIGQLLQAMTHMQHELTATVMNVRTNSQAIDTGAREIAAGNADLASRTEEQSAALEQTSASMQELTSTVKANADNAREASALALAASDIAHRGGDVVGRAIATMDAIQSSSSKIADITGLIDSIAFQTNILALNAAVEAARAGEHGRGFAVVASEVRGLAQRSASAAKDIKTLIDTSVRDVHQGNGLVAQAGGTMTEIVGAIGKVATLMNDITAATVEQSTGIDQVGLAVRQMDQVTQQNAALVEQASAAASSLEQQAGRMVAAVSAFTVR, via the coding sequence ATGCAAAATCTCACGATCCGATCCAGCCTCCTGATGGTGCTCGCCGCGTTCGCGGCCATGATCGTCTTCGGTGCCTGCATCGGCGTCGTGGCGCTGGGCCGCGCCAACGACGGCGCCACCCGCCTGTATGACATTGCCCGGCAGGAATTGCTCGTCAACGACGGCTACAAGGAAACCACCCGGGTGCGCTCGGCGCTGACCCGCGCGTACGCGGCCCTGAAGGAACGCAACGACACGTCGGGCCGCGACTCGGCGCTCGACAGCGCGCGGAAAAGCTTCGCGCGCGGCGTCGCCACGGGCCAGGCGTTCCATGATGCCGCCGCCTTTCCGGGACGCGACGAGGCCATCCGGCAGGCGATCGTCGACGCCGGCGCCAAAATGCACGACGCGCTGCTGCATGCCATCCAGGCACTCGACAAGGGCGATACGGCTGCCTACGTGCGCATCAACGACGCCGAAGTGATCCGGGGCGGCATGCAGTACGGGGAGAGCGTCGAAGCATTTCAGAAGTCTGGCGAAGCCCTGATGCGCGACGACATCGCGGCCAGCCAGCGCGAGCATGCCTGGGTCCTGGGCCTGGTCATCGTCGGCGTGCTGGCGGCGCTGGCCCTGACGTTGACGACGCATCTCGCGTTGCGCCGTCTTCTCATCCGACCCCTGGAAGGCGCCGTGCGCACCCTCGACGAAATCGCATCGGGCGACCTGACGAGCGTCGTCCCGCCGGCCGGACGCAACGAGATCGGGCAATTGCTGCAGGCCATGACGCACATGCAGCACGAGTTGACGGCGACGGTCATGAACGTGCGGACGAATTCGCAGGCGATCGATACCGGCGCGCGCGAGATCGCCGCGGGCAACGCGGACCTGGCGAGCCGCACCGAGGAACAGTCCGCGGCGCTGGAGCAAACGTCCGCCAGCATGCAGGAACTGACGTCCACGGTCAAAGCGAACGCCGACAACGCCCGCGAAGCGAGCGCCCTGGCGCTGGCCGCCTCCGACATCGCGCACCGCGGCGGCGACGTCGTCGGGCGTGCGATCGCCACGATGGACGCGATCCAGTCCAGCTCGAGCAAGATCGCCGACATCACCGGTCTCATCGACAGCATCGCCTTTCAGACCAATATCCTGGCGCTCAACGCCGCGGTGGAGGCCGCGCGTGCCGGCGAGCATGGCCGCGGTTTCGCCGTGGTGGCCAGCGAGGTACGGGGCCTGGCGCAGCGCAGCGCCAGCGCCGCGAAGGACATCAAGACGCTGATCGATACGTCCGTGCGCGACGTCCACCAGGGCAACGGCCTCGTCGCCCAGGCGGGCGGCACCATGACCGAGATCGTCGGCGCGATCGGCAAGGTCGCCACGTTGATGAACGACATCACGGCCGCCACCGTCGAGCAGAGCACCGGCATCGATCAGGTCGGTCTGGCCGTGCGGCAGATGGATCAGGTCACGCAGCAGAACGCCGCGCTGGTCGAGCAGGCGTCGGCGGCGGCCAGTTCGCTGGAGCAGCAGGCGGGCCGGATGGTGGCCGCGGTCTCCGCCTTCACCGTGAGATAG
- a CDS encoding carbohydrate porin: MRTGRALKTGVACLTVASSAAFAAATAPSPGAAPTDPSEADSPIDVRPVDRGSAVWTRATLLGDMGGVRPWLGRYGVTLLATETSEYLGNVRGGLKRGGAYDGLTTVTLGVDTQRAFGWDGGTINVSALQIHGRDLSAQDLGTLNTASGIEAQDSTRLWEMWYQQSFLQKRVDVRVGQQSIDQEFMVSSYAATFIGTMFGWPGLPSYDMPAGGPAYPLAALGARIRAQVTPSLSALAGVYDGNPLGNDVNNLHGTNFNLHNGALFIGELQYAVNPPGDGQTAGESGGGSGLPGVYKAGFWYNTGSFNDQRTDATGLSLADPASSGIAAVHRGDYSVYALVDQMVWRPDAARPRSIGVFARVMAAPGDRNLVGVSANAGIVLKAPFPTRDNDSIGLGLAYIKVGNHAHDLDLDMRSVLGSPYGVRTSETAMEITYQYQATPWWVIQGDLQYTFNAGAGQDPNDAARALKNTFVLGVRTALTF, encoded by the coding sequence ATGCGTACGGGCAGGGCGCTGAAGACGGGTGTGGCCTGTTTGACGGTCGCGTCGTCGGCCGCTTTCGCCGCGGCGACCGCGCCCAGTCCCGGCGCCGCGCCGACGGACCCGTCGGAAGCGGATTCGCCGATCGACGTACGGCCCGTCGACCGCGGGAGCGCTGTCTGGACGCGCGCGACCCTGCTCGGCGACATGGGCGGCGTGCGGCCCTGGCTCGGCAGGTACGGCGTGACGCTGCTGGCCACCGAGACCTCCGAGTACCTGGGGAACGTGCGCGGCGGCCTGAAGCGCGGTGGTGCCTATGACGGACTGACGACCGTGACGCTGGGCGTCGATACGCAGCGGGCGTTCGGCTGGGACGGCGGCACCATCAACGTCAGCGCGTTGCAGATCCACGGCCGCGACCTGAGCGCCCAGGATCTCGGCACGCTGAATACCGCGAGCGGCATCGAGGCGCAGGACAGCACCCGGCTGTGGGAGATGTGGTACCAGCAGTCCTTCCTGCAAAAGCGCGTCGACGTACGCGTCGGCCAGCAGAGCATCGACCAGGAGTTCATGGTCAGTTCCTACGCCGCCACCTTCATCGGCACGATGTTCGGCTGGCCCGGCCTGCCGTCGTACGACATGCCCGCGGGCGGTCCCGCCTACCCGCTCGCGGCGCTCGGCGCGCGGATCCGGGCGCAGGTGACGCCGTCGCTGAGCGCGCTGGCCGGCGTGTACGACGGCAATCCGCTGGGCAACGATGTCAACAATCTGCACGGCACCAATTTCAATCTTCACAACGGTGCCCTGTTCATCGGCGAATTGCAGTACGCGGTCAATCCGCCCGGCGACGGGCAGACGGCGGGCGAGAGCGGAGGTGGCAGCGGTCTGCCCGGCGTGTACAAGGCCGGTTTCTGGTACAACACCGGCAGTTTCAACGATCAGCGCACCGACGCCACCGGCCTGTCGCTGGCCGACCCGGCGTCGAGCGGCATCGCGGCCGTGCATCGCGGCGATTACAGCGTCTACGCGCTGGTCGACCAGATGGTCTGGCGACCCGACGCCGCGAGGCCGCGCAGCATCGGCGTGTTCGCACGCGTGATGGCGGCCCCCGGCGACCGCAACCTGGTGGGTGTCAGCGCCAACGCGGGCATCGTCCTGAAGGCGCCGTTCCCCACCCGCGACAACGACAGCATCGGCCTGGGCCTGGCGTATATCAAGGTCGGCAACCATGCGCACGATCTCGATCTCGATATGCGCTCGGTGCTGGGCAGCCCGTACGGGGTGCGTACCAGCGAGACCGCGATGGAAATCACGTATCAGTATCAGGCCACCCCGTGGTGGGTGATCCAGGGCGATCTGCAATACACGTTCAACGCGGGCGCCGGTCAGGATCCGAACGACGCGGCCCGGGCATTGAAAAATACCTTCGTTCTCGGTGTGCGCACGGCCCTCACGTTCTGA
- a CDS encoding acetyl-CoA C-acyltransferase codes for MADTDLIVLGWARSAIAPVGGALAGCVPHELGAPVVRALLARCGVRADQVDALVAGNALGAGGNPARMVALAAGLPDGCAALSVDTQCCAGLDAVGMAAGLLATGGASVVVAGGVEAWSRAPLRLHRPLRPDDAPLPYARPAFAPDPARDPDLLAAAADYACAHRLARRRQDAFAMLSHARTLDARAALAGEIVPVAGLCADSYARRLDETRVARLPLATAQARAAGRGQGGAPAASDYGQSRLAVAPQADGAAFVVLTTRAAARQAGWCARAMWRGGVALGVAPEQPMLAAEAAARRLLQRHGRRIGDLAVLELHDAFAAQALAFADAFGIAPERLNRRGGGLGRGHPIGASGAVSLVRLLADLDRDEAPGALGLVAVAGAGGIGSAALLERV; via the coding sequence ATGGCTGATACCGATCTGATCGTCCTCGGCTGGGCGCGCAGCGCGATCGCGCCCGTGGGCGGCGCGCTCGCGGGCTGCGTGCCGCACGAACTCGGCGCGCCGGTGGTGCGGGCGCTGCTGGCGCGGTGCGGCGTGCGGGCCGACCAGGTCGATGCGCTGGTCGCCGGCAACGCGCTGGGCGCGGGCGGAAATCCCGCGCGCATGGTGGCGCTGGCCGCGGGTCTGCCCGATGGCTGTGCCGCGTTGAGTGTGGATACGCAATGCTGTGCCGGCCTGGACGCGGTCGGCATGGCGGCCGGCCTGCTCGCCACGGGCGGGGCGTCGGTGGTGGTGGCGGGCGGCGTGGAGGCCTGGAGCCGGGCGCCGCTCAGACTGCACCGGCCGCTGCGGCCGGACGATGCGCCGCTGCCCTATGCGCGTCCGGCCTTTGCGCCCGATCCCGCGCGGGATCCGGACCTGCTCGCTGCCGCGGCGGACTATGCCTGCGCGCACCGGCTCGCGCGCCGCCGTCAGGACGCGTTCGCAATGCTGAGCCACGCCCGCACGCTCGACGCACGCGCGGCGCTGGCCGGGGAGATCGTGCCGGTGGCGGGATTGTGCGCCGACAGTTATGCGCGTCGGCTCGATGAAACGCGGGTCGCGCGTCTGCCGCTTGCGACCGCGCAGGCACGCGCCGCCGGGCGCGGCCAGGGCGGCGCCCCCGCTGCGTCCGACTACGGCCAGAGCCGGCTCGCGGTCGCCCCCCAGGCGGATGGCGCGGCCTTCGTGGTGCTGACCACGCGTGCCGCCGCTCGCCAGGCCGGTTGGTGCGCGCGGGCGATGTGGCGCGGCGGCGTCGCGCTTGGCGTGGCGCCGGAGCAGCCGATGCTGGCGGCCGAGGCCGCCGCCCGGCGCCTCTTGCAGCGGCACGGCCGACGCATCGGGGACCTGGCGGTGCTCGAACTGCACGATGCGTTCGCCGCGCAAGCGCTGGCCTTCGCCGATGCCTTCGGCATCGCGCCGGAACGGCTCAACCGGCGCGGCGGCGGACTCGGGCGCGGGCATCCGATCGGCGCATCGGGCGCGGTCAGCCTGGTGCGGTTGCTGGCCGATCTCGACCGCGATGAAGCGCCCGGCGCGCTCGGCCTCGTGGCGGTGGCGGGTGCCGGCGGCATCGGCAGCGCGGCCCTGCTCGAACGCGTCTGA
- a CDS encoding AMP-binding protein codes for MTLPPHGLSLPAPHPTGPTAASTSTSTPSGLPAAAGVSGIAADFGTLDAPLAHWAACRPAAIALDDGDSRMSFAALAQAVAQGAAELDAARAPASVWLDAVAAWRGAAHGAPAPAASRDPQADVGLVGRLRDFLAIVASGRAAAVGDADWPPGVRERLVDVLDPARVTMPPPGPGSPFYIGFTSGSTGVPKGFRRDHRSWAESFRVALDEFGAGARARVFCPGRLSHSLFLFGALLGVWTGAGVRLQARFSAGRALALLRDGEHCMVAVPSQLLLMLELAARRAVAPLPGVRLIMISGARWMRERTPALRALFPNARLVEFYGASETSFVAWTDADPALPGAVVGRPFANVEIAIRDARGADVPPGAPGLIHVRSPMLFRDYVGAGADDTAALRDGPWLSVRDVGRIDAQGRLCLIGREKRMIVTQGRNLFPEEVEQVLLTHPALVDASVQPQHDPLRGTRVVAVVRFAPGAHATRRALAAWCGARLETYKVPRRLWRCDAWPLTASGKTDHPALARALAGAHASDANDANDARWLIPI; via the coding sequence ATGACCCTCCCACCGCACGGTCTTTCCCTCCCGGCGCCGCATCCCACGGGGCCGACGGCGGCATCGACATCGACATCGACGCCATCCGGCCTGCCCGCAGCAGCCGGCGTGTCCGGCATTGCGGCGGATTTCGGCACGCTCGACGCACCGCTCGCGCACTGGGCCGCCTGCCGTCCGGCGGCGATCGCGCTCGACGACGGCGACAGCCGGATGAGCTTCGCCGCGCTCGCGCAGGCAGTGGCGCAGGGCGCGGCAGAGCTGGACGCCGCACGCGCGCCGGCATCGGTGTGGCTCGATGCGGTGGCGGCGTGGCGTGGTGCGGCGCACGGCGCGCCGGCTCCGGCCGCAAGCCGGGATCCGCAGGCGGATGTCGGGCTGGTCGGGCGTCTGCGCGATTTTCTCGCGATCGTCGCGAGCGGGCGCGCGGCGGCGGTCGGCGACGCGGACTGGCCGCCGGGCGTGCGCGAACGGCTGGTCGACGTGCTCGACCCTGCGCGCGTGACCATGCCGCCGCCGGGGCCCGGCAGCCCGTTCTACATCGGCTTCACGTCGGGCAGCACGGGGGTGCCGAAAGGTTTTCGGCGCGATCACCGGTCCTGGGCCGAGAGCTTTCGGGTCGCGCTCGACGAATTCGGGGCGGGTGCGCGGGCGCGGGTCTTCTGCCCCGGGCGTCTGTCCCACTCGCTGTTCCTGTTCGGCGCGCTGCTGGGGGTATGGACCGGCGCCGGGGTGCGCCTGCAGGCGCGCTTCTCGGCCGGGCGCGCGCTGGCGCTGCTGCGCGACGGCGAGCATTGCATGGTGGCGGTGCCCAGCCAGTTGCTGCTGATGCTGGAATTGGCCGCGCGCCGCGCCGTCGCGCCGCTGCCGGGCGTGCGACTGATCATGATCAGCGGCGCGCGCTGGATGCGCGAACGCACGCCGGCGCTGCGCGCGCTGTTTCCGAACGCGCGTCTGGTCGAGTTCTACGGTGCGTCGGAAACGAGCTTCGTGGCGTGGACCGATGCCGATCCGGCGCTGCCGGGCGCCGTGGTCGGACGGCCGTTCGCGAATGTCGAGATCGCGATTCGCGACGCCCGCGGAGCGGACGTGCCGCCGGGCGCGCCGGGCCTGATCCATGTACGCAGTCCGATGCTGTTTCGCGACTATGTCGGCGCCGGCGCGGACGACACGGCGGCGTTGCGCGACGGGCCGTGGCTGTCGGTGCGGGACGTCGGTCGTATCGATGCGCAGGGCCGGTTGTGCCTGATCGGACGGGAGAAACGCATGATCGTCACGCAAGGCAGGAATCTGTTCCCCGAGGAGGTCGAGCAGGTGCTGCTGACGCATCCGGCGCTGGTCGACGCGTCGGTGCAGCCGCAACACGATCCGCTGCGCGGCACGCGGGTGGTCGCCGTCGTGCGTTTCGCGCCCGGCGCCCACGCCACCCGGCGCGCGCTGGCCGCCTGGTGCGGGGCGCGGCTCGAAACCTACAAGGTGCCGCGCCGCCTGTGGCGCTGCGATGCGTGGCCCCTGACCGCGAGCGGCAAGACCGACCATCCGGCACTGGCGCGGGCGCTGGCCGGCGCGCACGCGAGCGATGCAAATGATGCAAATGATGCGCGATGGCTGATACCGATCTGA
- a CDS encoding M1 family metallopeptidase gives MTAVDTSRCKPSFPLSSRTRFIGAALLTLAAQAAGAATPDDSPPLGQLPDWAAPLSYKLDFRIDPHAARFDGTTTIALDLRRPADHLWLHASKLDVHSATLTDAAGKRTAVTLTNANASQGVAEVHFPRLMPAGRFTLRFAYSAPLEKGLDGLYRVDFAGHSYAMTQMESISARNVFPSFDEPRFKTPYTLTIAAPARERIIANTPEIAERAPQTGWREVTFAPTRPLPTYLVAFAVGPWDLVRGPTIAPSPWRSAPIPLQGVTTAGEGARIDHILGETPAIIASLENYFAFGYPFGKIALLAAPDFSAGAMENPGLVTFRDFLLLSDANTPKGLLRDSFVTVAHELSHQWNGDTVTMAWWDDLWLNEAFATWMQSKITEQVHPEYRIALDDMAGTARAMSEDSLAAARQIRQPITDNSDIDSAFDGITYQKGAAVLRMFEKLAGETPFRDGVRQYLKAHAFSTAGAADLISAIQAQTPYGERYGAAFRSFIDQPGVPLLTTRLVTRDGQVMLNVTQQRYLPLGSNADARRVWGLPVCVRYGVGDASGTTSKTKCELVSDAQGSIVLDGANASSWYMPNADAAGYYQFEQADDDRHRLHDHLAALSDLEKLAYARAIAAGFQRGDLPSAVVLETAAALAASPTRQVSTALMGSASWLYLHAAGDAQRAHVRDVAIQAWMPAMTRLGYAARPQDSEDDALLRATLLGFFALDLKVPEVRQALLAQSDPAFAHPVDGHPDLAALDANTRDVVLAVAVQERGDAAITPLADALGTVTDAAQRLSLLHALGAAVPSEHANRVMDLMLDPRVKTGELAQLLRNTDAGPASNAAIWSWYTAHADAVAKRSDGWMTLRLPQLFGARGCTAEDAARVGAQFNGASVAPSAGLARSVRKVQEQIGSCAALVAKMTAE, from the coding sequence ATGACCGCTGTCGACACTTCGCGCTGCAAACCATCGTTCCCTCTTTCTTCGCGCACCCGTTTCATCGGTGCGGCGTTGCTGACGCTCGCCGCGCAGGCCGCCGGCGCGGCCACGCCCGACGACAGCCCGCCGCTGGGCCAGCTCCCCGACTGGGCGGCGCCGCTGTCGTACAAGCTCGACTTCCGTATCGATCCGCACGCCGCGCGTTTCGACGGCACGACCACCATCGCGCTCGATCTACGGCGCCCGGCCGATCACCTCTGGCTGCACGCCAGCAAGCTCGATGTCCATTCGGCCACGCTCACCGACGCCGCCGGCAAACGCACCGCCGTTACGCTGACGAACGCCAACGCCAGCCAGGGCGTCGCCGAAGTGCACTTCCCGCGGCTGATGCCGGCCGGCCGCTTCACCCTGCGCTTCGCCTATTCCGCACCGCTCGAGAAAGGCCTGGACGGCCTGTACCGCGTTGATTTCGCCGGCCACTCGTACGCGATGACGCAGATGGAATCGATCAGCGCCCGCAACGTGTTCCCGAGCTTCGACGAGCCGCGTTTCAAGACGCCGTACACCCTCACCATCGCGGCGCCCGCGCGGGAACGCATCATCGCCAACACGCCGGAGATCGCCGAGCGCGCGCCGCAGACGGGCTGGCGCGAGGTCACCTTCGCGCCCACCCGGCCGCTACCGACCTACCTCGTCGCCTTCGCGGTGGGACCGTGGGACCTGGTGCGCGGGCCGACGATCGCGCCGTCGCCGTGGCGGTCCGCGCCGATCCCGCTGCAGGGCGTGACGACCGCGGGCGAAGGCGCGCGGATCGACCACATCCTCGGCGAGACCCCGGCCATCATCGCCAGTCTTGAAAACTATTTCGCGTTCGGCTATCCGTTCGGCAAGATCGCGCTGCTCGCCGCGCCCGATTTCAGCGCCGGCGCGATGGAAAACCCCGGTCTCGTCACCTTCCGCGATTTCCTGCTGCTGTCCGACGCCAACACGCCGAAGGGTCTGCTGCGCGACTCCTTCGTGACCGTCGCCCACGAGCTGTCGCACCAGTGGAACGGCGATACCGTCACCATGGCCTGGTGGGACGACCTGTGGCTCAACGAAGCGTTCGCGACCTGGATGCAGAGCAAGATCACCGAACAGGTTCATCCCGAATACCGGATCGCGCTCGACGACATGGCCGGCACCGCCCGGGCGATGAGCGAGGACAGCCTGGCGGCCGCGCGCCAGATCCGCCAACCGATCACCGACAACAGCGACATCGACAGCGCCTTCGACGGCATCACCTATCAAAAAGGCGCCGCCGTTCTGCGCATGTTCGAGAAGCTGGCCGGCGAAACGCCGTTTCGCGACGGCGTGCGCCAGTATCTGAAGGCCCATGCGTTTTCCACCGCGGGCGCCGCCGACCTGATCTCGGCGATACAGGCGCAGACGCCCTACGGCGAGCGCTACGGCGCGGCGTTCCGCAGCTTCATCGACCAACCCGGCGTGCCGCTGCTGACCACCCGGCTCGTCACGCGCGACGGCCAGGTCATGCTGAACGTCACGCAGCAACGCTATCTGCCGCTGGGCTCGAACGCGGACGCGCGACGCGTCTGGGGCCTGCCCGTATGCGTGCGCTACGGGGTCGGCGACGCTTCCGGAACGACGTCGAAGACGAAGTGCGAACTCGTGAGCGACGCGCAAGGCAGCATCGTGCTCGACGGCGCGAACGCGTCGAGCTGGTACATGCCGAACGCCGATGCCGCCGGCTACTACCAGTTCGAGCAGGCCGACGACGACCGCCACCGGCTGCACGATCACCTGGCGGCCTTGAGCGATCTGGAAAAACTCGCCTACGCCCGCGCGATCGCGGCCGGTTTCCAGCGCGGCGACCTGCCTTCGGCAGTGGTGCTGGAGACCGCCGCCGCGCTGGCCGCCTCGCCCACGCGGCAGGTATCGACCGCGCTGATGGGCAGCGCGAGCTGGCTGTATCTGCATGCCGCCGGCGACGCGCAGCGCGCCCATGTCCGTGACGTGGCGATCCAGGCCTGGATGCCGGCGATGACCCGGCTCGGCTATGCCGCGCGCCCGCAGGACAGCGAGGACGACGCATTGCTGCGCGCCACCTTGCTGGGCTTTTTCGCGCTCGATCTCAAGGTGCCGGAAGTCCGGCAGGCGTTGCTGGCACAAAGCGACCCGGCCTTCGCGCACCCCGTCGACGGCCATCCGGATCTCGCCGCGCTCGACGCCAATACCCGCGACGTCGTGCTCGCGGTCGCCGTGCAGGAACGCGGCGACGCGGCGATCACGCCGCTTGCCGACGCGCTCGGCACGGTGACGGATGCCGCCCAGCGTCTGAGCCTGCTGCATGCGCTCGGTGCCGCGGTGCCCTCGGAACACGCGAACCGGGTGATGGACCTCATGCTCGATCCGCGCGTGAAGACCGGCGAACTTGCCCAGCTGCTGCGCAACACGGATGCCGGTCCGGCCAGCAACGCCGCGATCTGGAGCTGGTACACGGCGCACGCCGACGCGGTCGCGAAACGCAGCGACGGGTGGATGACGCTGCGCCTGCCCCAGCTCTTCGGCGCGCGGGGCTGCACCGCCGAGGACGCGGCGCGCGTGGGTGCGCAGTTCAACGGCGCGTCCGTCGCGCCGTCCGCCGGTCTGGCCCGTTCGGTGCGCAAGGTGCAGGAGCAGATCGGTTCATGCGCCGCGCTGGTCGCGAAGATGACGGCCGAGTAG